A single Halarcobacter anaerophilus DNA region contains:
- a CDS encoding LysR substrate-binding domain-containing protein: MTLKELNFFYKLSENPTVSQIAQEMNISQSAVSLAIKSLEEKLGEELFDRIGKKLILNERGRYFKKMTYPHFLAIYDSKTLFQKNKLAGYLNVAASKTIANYIMPNIYYKFLSKYKDVSLNMNSLNTTQIIEKILKGELDFGLIEASCNDVNIIKEKIIDDELIVVTSDKKAPKKAYIDTISKKWILRETGSGTRDIFIKRLGSLSDDLNIFMELYEFDEIKKILLKNSDTVTAISRVAVEDELKNKELFQIELINIDFKREFNIIYHKNKTANALFETFKEFIKKEIINKNYL, encoded by the coding sequence ATGACACTAAAAGAACTTAACTTTTTTTATAAGCTTTCAGAGAACCCTACTGTCAGTCAAATTGCCCAAGAGATGAATATAAGCCAATCAGCCGTATCTTTAGCAATAAAATCTTTAGAAGAGAAACTAGGAGAAGAACTTTTTGACAGAATAGGCAAAAAGCTTATATTAAATGAGAGGGGAAGATATTTTAAAAAAATGACATATCCTCATTTTCTGGCAATTTATGATTCAAAAACACTTTTTCAAAAAAACAAACTTGCAGGATATTTAAATGTTGCAGCCAGTAAAACTATTGCAAACTATATAATGCCGAATATCTATTATAAATTTTTATCAAAATACAAAGATGTAAGTTTAAATATGAACTCCCTGAATACAACTCAGATTATAGAAAAGATTTTAAAAGGAGAGCTTGATTTCGGGCTTATTGAAGCTTCTTGCAATGATGTAAATATTATAAAAGAGAAGATTATCGATGATGAACTTATTGTTGTAACAAGTGATAAAAAAGCACCTAAAAAAGCCTATATTGATACTATTTCAAAAAAATGGATATTAAGAGAAACAGGTTCGGGAACCAGAGATATTTTTATAAAACGCTTAGGTTCTTTATCCGATGATTTGAATATTTTTATGGAGCTTTATGAATTTGACGAAATTAAAAAAATTCTTTTAAAAAACAGTGACACTGTAACTGCCATATCAAGGGTTGCAGTAGAAGATGAACTAAAAAACAAAGAGCTTTTTCAAATAGAGTTGATTAATATTGATTTCAAAAGGGAGTTTAATATAATTTATCATAAAAACAAAACTGCAAATGCCCTTTTTGAAACCTTTAAAGAGTTTATAAAAAAAGAGATTATAAATAAAAACTATTTATAA
- a CDS encoding sulfite exporter TauE/SafE family protein, with the protein MLGFESIVLYILLGCFVGVAAGLLGIGGGGIIVPSLTAIFLMQGMDSENIVHVALGTSMATIVVTSISSLKAHHKKGGVLWNVVKMMTPGIIIGTFFATFLASFLSSLYLSIFFSIFMAYVSLQMFINKKPKPSRKLANPKVQFASGTLIGAISAMVSIGGGSLTVPYLVWQNVEVKKAIGTSAAVGFPIAVSGTLGYIINGWSNTDMSSLMFGFVSLPAFFFIAICSYFTAPIGVKLAHTLPVNVVKKIFSLLLISLSLKMLFSFI; encoded by the coding sequence ATGTTAGGCTTTGAATCTATTGTTCTTTATATTTTACTTGGTTGTTTCGTAGGTGTTGCTGCTGGTTTACTTGGAATCGGCGGGGGAGGAATTATTGTTCCTTCTCTTACGGCTATATTTTTAATGCAGGGAATGGATAGTGAAAATATTGTTCATGTTGCACTTGGTACTTCTATGGCAACTATAGTCGTAACTTCAATTTCCAGTTTAAAAGCTCACCATAAAAAAGGCGGAGTTCTTTGGAATGTTGTTAAAATGATGACGCCCGGAATTATTATAGGTACCTTTTTTGCCACTTTTTTAGCCTCTTTTTTAAGCTCACTTTATTTGTCAATATTTTTCTCAATCTTTATGGCATATGTATCTTTGCAAATGTTTATAAATAAAAAACCAAAACCAAGCAGAAAACTGGCAAATCCAAAAGTTCAGTTTGCCTCAGGAACACTGATCGGTGCAATATCGGCTATGGTATCTATCGGTGGAGGTTCTCTTACCGTGCCTTATCTTGTTTGGCAGAATGTAGAAGTAAAAAAAGCCATAGGAACAAGTGCCGCAGTAGGTTTTCCAATAGCAGTAAGCGGAACATTGGGATATATAATAAACGGTTGGAGTAATACCGATATGTCAAGTCTTATGTTTGGTTTCGTATCTCTTCCTGCATTTTTCTTTATAGCAATTTGCAGTTATTTTACAGCACCTATTGGAGTAAAACTTGCTCATACTTTGCCTGTAAATGTTGTCAAAAAAATATTTTCTTTGCTTTTAATTTCATTAAGTCTTAAAATGCTTTTTTCTTTTATTTAG
- a CDS encoding DUF748 domain-containing protein codes for MKINRILITISSLLLIYTIIGFIAIPKIAKPQIENIINENITQKATIEKIHFNPFLFKFSIDNLKIADKNKTTFSLKSISIDFSALKSIDKKHIHFKILKIVEPYINIIENPDGSFNLEKLLKQAKTQQPKQQEKESSNSDIKFQIFKTVIKNAQIDFTKVKPDKTPYKISIHNFNYTFYDMGTFKNALASHTLEMKINKESTLAIKGGLRLNPFEMYGNVEIEKLKPKEFLDYKEDMLNFDLNKDSFINLSFGYKVNMIKDLKIEIDHANLALNNLNIKKENKKLLDLKSLNIDDLNLDYPQNIVNISSITFNKISSNIKSDKNGNLNLNDLVKNQEQSKEENKEETKHWQVKLKEFNIKNSDLTFNDLKNSLNVSSKDIDLKLEDFKLKDEKITLKNLNLSKVDLSFKQNRQTEIEANDISFDTQNFGFAQKNIKLEKAVFSVNSINIKEKKSSLDIKTKGLRVEAVNNSFVNEKVDIYKLLFKNSFLSMIDRKNNQTVQAKNINLTVDKISQKENELKIAKSLINKPELLIKLGKRIEEKQEEKKEEKVSVKENKKSDFKFDIGPVKINNMKMSFEDKNLPIPFKTNITELNGQFSRLNSTTSEPTKLNLEGKVDKYGYTKITGRVDINDIKLLTDTNLLFKNIAIKNFTPYSGKFVGRAIDEGKLNLDLKYNIKKSNLNAQNSIVISDIKLGKNIESKEAVNLPLELAIALLEDSSGVIDIDLPITGNVDDPQFSIAPIVWKAFVNLIVKAVASPFTLLGSLFNIDEEKLKAIEFEYGKSNILASEKESLDAIGKILKEKNRLAINLQPVYDPNNDKFALQKSKFEKVLEKQMKNYKDTDQYKKALEELYKNEKEDKSLNEIKEGFVSKDKDSKEVFDMDSYLEYLKNTLASKQEVKNEELISLVKERIQNIKEYLKTKDIPKNSLIIEDIKEQASNDKKWIKLKLEVSAK; via the coding sequence ATGAAAATAAACAGAATTTTAATTACTATTTCATCTCTTTTGTTGATTTATACAATTATCGGATTCATTGCTATTCCCAAAATAGCGAAACCCCAAATTGAAAATATTATAAATGAAAATATTACGCAAAAAGCGACAATAGAAAAGATACATTTCAATCCTTTTTTATTTAAGTTTTCAATAGATAACTTAAAAATTGCAGATAAAAACAAAACAACCTTTAGTCTAAAAAGTATCTCTATTGATTTTTCTGCATTAAAATCTATAGATAAAAAACATATTCATTTTAAGATTTTAAAAATTGTTGAGCCTTATATAAATATAATTGAAAATCCGGACGGAAGTTTCAACTTGGAAAAATTGCTTAAACAAGCAAAAACACAGCAGCCAAAACAACAAGAGAAGGAGTCTTCAAACTCAGATATAAAATTTCAAATTTTTAAAACCGTTATAAAAAATGCTCAAATAGACTTTACCAAAGTTAAGCCTGATAAAACTCCTTATAAAATATCTATTCATAATTTTAATTATACTTTTTACGATATGGGAACATTTAAAAATGCCCTTGCTTCACACACTTTGGAAATGAAAATCAACAAAGAGAGCACTTTGGCTATAAAAGGCGGTTTACGATTAAATCCTTTTGAAATGTACGGAAACGTAGAAATAGAAAAATTAAAACCAAAAGAGTTTTTGGATTACAAAGAAGATATGCTAAATTTTGATCTAAACAAAGACTCTTTTATAAATCTCTCTTTCGGATATAAAGTAAATATGATAAAAGATTTAAAAATTGAGATTGACCATGCCAATTTGGCTTTAAATAATTTGAATATAAAAAAAGAGAATAAAAAACTTTTAGATTTAAAAAGTCTAAATATAGATGATCTAAATTTAGATTATCCGCAAAATATCGTAAATATAAGCAGTATTACGTTTAATAAAATAAGTTCAAATATAAAAAGTGATAAAAACGGTAATTTAAACTTAAATGATTTAGTTAAAAATCAAGAACAAAGCAAAGAAGAGAATAAAGAAGAGACAAAACATTGGCAGGTAAAATTAAAAGAGTTTAATATAAAAAATTCGGATCTGACATTTAATGATCTAAAAAACTCTTTAAATGTAAGTTCAAAAGATATCGACTTAAAACTTGAGGATTTCAAACTAAAAGATGAAAAAATTACTTTGAAAAATTTAAATCTTTCAAAAGTAGATTTAAGTTTTAAACAAAATAGACAAACAGAAATTGAAGCAAATGATATATCTTTTGATACGCAAAATTTTGGTTTTGCACAAAAAAATATAAAATTAGAAAAAGCAGTTTTTTCAGTTAATTCTATTAATATAAAAGAGAAAAAAAGCAGTTTGGATATCAAAACAAAAGGTTTAAGAGTTGAAGCTGTAAACAACTCTTTTGTAAATGAAAAAGTCGATATTTATAAACTGCTCTTTAAAAACTCTTTTTTATCAATGATTGATAGAAAAAACAATCAAACCGTTCAAGCAAAAAATATAAATTTGACTGTTGATAAAATAAGTCAAAAAGAAAACGAACTTAAAATTGCAAAATCTTTGATAAACAAACCTGAACTTCTTATAAAATTAGGTAAAAGAATAGAAGAAAAACAAGAAGAGAAAAAAGAAGAAAAAGTTTCAGTTAAAGAGAATAAAAAAAGTGATTTTAAATTTGACATAGGTCCAGTTAAAATCAACAATATGAAAATGAGTTTTGAAGATAAAAACCTTCCAATCCCTTTTAAAACAAATATTACGGAGCTAAACGGTCAATTTTCAAGATTAAACTCTACAACATCTGAACCTACAAAACTTAACCTTGAAGGAAAAGTAGATAAATACGGATATACGAAAATTACGGGAAGAGTCGATATAAACGATATCAAACTTTTAACGGATACAAACCTTTTATTTAAAAATATCGCTATTAAAAATTTTACTCCTTATTCGGGAAAATTTGTAGGAAGAGCAATAGATGAAGGTAAATTAAATCTTGATTTAAAATATAATATAAAAAAATCTAACCTAAATGCCCAAAACTCTATTGTAATAAGTGATATAAAACTTGGAAAAAATATTGAAAGTAAAGAGGCGGTAAATCTTCCTTTGGAACTTGCAATCGCTCTTTTGGAAGATTCAAGCGGTGTTATAGATATTGATTTACCTATTACGGGAAATGTTGATGACCCTCAGTTTTCTATAGCTCCTATTGTTTGGAAAGCTTTTGTGAACTTAATAGTCAAAGCCGTAGCTTCTCCTTTTACTCTGCTTGGATCTTTATTTAATATAGATGAAGAAAAATTAAAAGCAATAGAGTTTGAATACGGTAAAAGTAATATCCTAGCTTCAGAAAAAGAGTCTTTAGATGCCATAGGAAAGATATTAAAAGAGAAAAACAGACTTGCAATCAATCTTCAACCCGTTTATGACCCTAATAATGATAAATTTGCATTACAAAAATCAAAATTTGAAAAAGTTTTAGAAAAACAGATGAAAAACTATAAAGATACGGACCAATATAAAAAAGCATTGGAAGAGCTTTATAAAAATGAAAAAGAGGATAAATCTCTTAATGAAATAAAAGAGGGTTTTGTTAGCAAAGATAAGGATTCAAAAGAGGTATTTGATATGGATAGTTATCTTGAATATCTCAAAAACACACTTGCTTCAAAACAAGAGGTAAAAAACGAAGAACTTATATCTTTAGTAAAAGAAAGAATACAAAATATCAAAGAGTATTTAAAAACAAAAGATATTCCTAAAAACTCTCTAATAATTGAAGATATAAAAGAACAAGCAAGTAATGATAAAAAATGGATAAAACTAAAACTCGAAGTCTCTGCCAAATAA
- a CDS encoding YeiH family protein: MFSKENRADTISGILFVALFACAATFLADFQVFKSLGISPLIIGIVLGMIYANTLKNRLPKEWLPGIAFSGKTILRTGIVFYGFRLTFQSIEAVGLSGIVVSCMVVAFTFILGYFVGVKILKLDRDTTILTSAGSSICGAAAVLATEPIIKAPAYKSAIAVSTVVIFGTIAMFLYPFLYKAGFIPFDAKTMGIFIGGTIHEVAHVVAAGNAINADASSNAIIVKMIRVMLLAPFLIILSIWLASTAKNTVKGERGKITIPWFAVMFIVMVGFNSFNFLPLEAIDVINGLDTFALTMAMSALGMGTSFDKFKDVGAKPVYLAFILFLWLIFGGFAIVQFAVTL, from the coding sequence ATGTTTAGTAAAGAAAACCGTGCAGACACCATAAGCGGAATACTTTTTGTTGCACTTTTTGCCTGTGCAGCAACATTTCTTGCAGATTTTCAAGTTTTTAAAAGCTTAGGAATAAGCCCACTTATTATTGGAATTGTGTTAGGGATGATTTATGCAAATACTTTAAAAAACAGATTACCTAAAGAGTGGCTTCCCGGAATTGCTTTCTCAGGGAAAACAATACTTAGAACAGGAATTGTTTTTTATGGATTCAGACTTACTTTTCAAAGTATAGAAGCAGTAGGACTTAGCGGAATCGTTGTAAGTTGTATGGTAGTTGCTTTTACTTTTATCTTAGGATATTTTGTAGGAGTTAAAATATTAAAATTAGATAGAGATACAACAATTTTAACAAGTGCAGGAAGTTCAATCTGCGGAGCGGCAGCAGTTTTGGCAACTGAACCTATTATAAAAGCTCCTGCATATAAAAGTGCAATTGCAGTATCAACAGTGGTTATCTTTGGAACAATTGCAATGTTTTTGTATCCTTTTTTATATAAAGCCGGATTTATCCCTTTTGATGCAAAAACTATGGGAATTTTTATTGGTGGAACAATTCATGAAGTAGCCCATGTTGTTGCAGCGGGAAATGCTATAAACGCAGATGCAAGCTCAAATGCAATTATCGTAAAAATGATTAGAGTTATGCTTTTGGCTCCATTTTTGATTATATTGTCAATTTGGCTGGCAAGTACTGCAAAAAATACGGTAAAAGGGGAGAGAGGGAAAATTACAATTCCTTGGTTTGCAGTTATGTTTATAGTAATGGTAGGATTTAACTCTTTTAACTTTTTACCTCTTGAAGCAATAGATGTTATAAACGGACTAGATACTTTTGCTTTAACAATGGCAATGAGTGCTTTGGGTATGGGTACAAGTTTTGATAAGTTTAAAGATGTGGGAGCAAAACCTGTTTATCTTGCTTTTATTCTGTTTTTATGGCTTATTTTCGGGGGATTTGCAATCGTACAATTTGCGGTTACTTTATAA